DNA from Bacillus sp. Marseille-P3661:
TATTAAATCTATTATCCAATTACAAAGCATACTTAGAACTCCTTATAATACTCGATTTAAGTGCCGGTTTAATATCATCGATAATAACTAAATCAACTGACTTTTCAAAAAGATCTTCAAGAGTAAACTTCAAATCCATATAATTATCGAAAGTCATAGCTTTATCTTCAAATTCTACTAACAGGTCAATATCACTTGAATCCTTTTGTTCTCCCCTGAGTATGAGCCAAACAAAGCAATACGAATCACACCGTATTTTTCTTTCCATATTTTTAAGTTTCTAGAAAGTTCCTTCAGAATCTCATGTTGCGATAATATAATAATCACCGCCATTATCATAATAATATCCAATAGAATTGTTCATATTTTTCTTAAATACACTATACGCTATTTAATCGACCAAAGCATTTTTCAACCTATACATGATCTAACAAATCTACAATCTTCTCTCTTTCAATGCAGGAAACTCTTTTTCAACCACGTTCCAAACGATACCATTATCTACACCAATATAATTCTGAATCAACACGTCCCTGAGTCCTGCCATTTCACGCCAAGGTACATGTGGGTGGTTGTCTCTAAATTCTTTTGAAATACGTTTCGTGGCTTCTCCAACGATCTCAAGATTCAGAATGACCGCGTCCTGAATTAACTTCGAACTAAAAAAATCCTCTTCTCCGTTTGGAATATATGACTCAATATTTGTTATACACTCTAAGTTAAATAGAGTTTATCTTTTGTCATAGTTGAATAGCTCCACTTA
Protein-coding regions in this window:
- a CDS encoding nucleotidyltransferase family protein, encoding MDLLVEFEDKAMTFDNYMDLKFTLEDLFEKSVDLVIIDDIKPALKSSIIRSSKYAL
- a CDS encoding HepT-like ribonuclease domain-containing protein, encoding MTNIESYIPNGEEDFFSSKLIQDAVILNLEIVGEATKRISKEFRDNHPHVPWREMAGLRDVLIQNYIGVDNGIVWNVVEKEFPALKERRL